Proteins from one Triplophysa dalaica isolate WHDGS20190420 chromosome 6, ASM1584641v1, whole genome shotgun sequence genomic window:
- the zc3h10 gene encoding zinc finger CCCH domain-containing protein 10: protein MPDRDSTYLAGGGGGGSGSGVGTGVGEDVGSGTGLGGGVGEGRTTVGSGSAGCGGGNSGPGAMGGGGALGNGNSCGGASGGFGSGLGFDGVCRDFLRNVCKRGKRCRFRHPDFNDVTDLGVQKNEFIFCHDYQNKECVRTNCRFVHGSKEDEDYYKKTGELPLRLRGKVAAGLGLSPTDLPLSRGEVPICRDYLKGECQRGNKCKFRHVRKDYDYEASSRVGVGCMMGVTGAVSGMANTGVGGVGGVVGACGGMSGIVGGGVGTYMGMGCPSMGGCRDQGLSGGGGGGSSLSGCMSIGTAGHRRYDRGPCSVYDPLFENGLFEAGPVEAPVDHTTLQLKRRRLDGLRLADGAVGAHYDLGIQTTLLTRPVEYRLLEEENALLRKRVEELKKQVSNLLATNEVLLEQNAQFRSQTKVMTLSSTPAPSEQSLAPPVGSVSSYNHGIAQTHTTLSSAGLQPRPVTQLDLVAPAGAQTAPPANTAPPSAPPPHLNPDPISAALAQTIAQGMAPAVSMAPVAVSVAPVAVSMAQPLPGITISHATTPMVSYPIASQSMRITTIPH from the exons ATGCCTGACCGGGATAGCACTTACCTGGCAGGTGGTGGTGGCGGAGGAAGTGGGTCTGGGGTGGGTACCGGGGTTGGGGAGGACGTAGGTTCAGGGACAGGTTTAGGTGGAGGTGTAGGAGAGGGTCGAACGACAGTAGGGAGCGGTTCAGCAGGCTGTGGAGGGGGTAACTCCGGTCCTGGAGCGATGGGAGGAGGCGGGGCGTTAGGAAACGGAAACAGCTGTGGCGGAGCCAGCGGTGGATTCGGCTCAGGCTTAGGATTCGACGGCGTTTGCCGGGACTTTTTGCGGAACGTGTGCAAGCGCGGCAAGCGTTGCCGTTTCCGCCATCCAGACTTCAATGACGTTACAGATCTTGGCGTCCAGAAGAACGAGTTTATCTTCTGCCATGACTATCAGAACAAAGAGTGTGTGCGCACCAACTGCCGATTCGTTCACGGATCCAAAGAGGACGAGGACTATTATAAGAAAACCGGTGAGCTGCCCCTGAGACTGAGGGGAAAGGTGGCTGCCGGGCTCGGGTTGTCCCCTACCGATCTCCCGTTGAGCCGTGGGGAGGTCCCCATATGCAGAGACTACCTGAAGGGCGAGTGCCAGAGAGGCAACAAGTGCAAGTTTCGCCATGTTAGAAAGGACTACGATTATGAGGCCTCGTCGAGGGTGGGCGTTGGATGCATGATGGGTGTTACGGGTGCGGTAAGTGGGATGGCAAATACAGGTGTGGGAGGGGTGGGTGGCGTTGTGGGTGCCTGCGGTGGGATGTCTGGGATTGTTGGCGGTGGTGTAGGTACCTATATGGGGATGGGATGCCCCAGCATGGGGGGCTGCAGAGACCAGGGACTGTCGGGTGGAGGGGGCGGTGGGAGCTCATTGAGTGGCTGTATGTCGATAGGAACCGCAGGTCATCGCCGCTACGATAGGGGTCCCTGTTCAGTCTATGACCCCTTGTTTGAAAATGGCCTATTTGAAGCTGGACCTGTAGAGGCTCCCGTGGACCACACAACCCTTCAGTTGAAGAGAAGACGTTTGGACGGCCTCCGATTGGCTGATGGGGCTGTTGGTGCACATTATGACCTGGGAATTCAAACCACCCTGCTAACCAGACCGGTGGAATATCGGCTACTAGAGGAGGAGAACGCTTTGTTGAGAAAAAGAGTGGAAGAACTTAAGAAACAG GTGTCCAATCTCCTAGCCACCAATGAGGTGCTCTTGGAGCAGAACGCTCAGTTTCGAAGCCAAACTAAAGTGATGACTCTCTCCTCAACCCCCGCCCCATCCGAACAGAGTCTGGCTCCCCCTGTTGGTTCTGTCAGCTCCTACAACCATGGCATCGCCCAGACTCACACCACTCTCAGCAGCGCTGGTCTTCAGCCACGCCCCGTGACCCAACTAGATCTGGTGGCCCCGGCCGGTGCGCAAACTGCCCCTCCTGCAAACACTGCGCCCCCTTCAGCTCCCCCTCCGCATCTGAACCCTGACCCCATCTCCGCTGCCCTCGCTCAGACCATCGCCCAAGGAATGGCCCCAGCTGTTTCAATGGCCCCTGTTGCGGTTTCCGTAGCACCGGTTGCTGTGTCGATGGCACAGCCGTTGCCAGGCATCACGATAAGTCACGCCACCACACCGATGGTGTCATACCCCATAGCCAGTCAAAGTATGAGAATCACTACCATACCTCATTAG
- the tomm34 gene encoding mitochondrial import receptor subunit TOM34, which yields MPHKRRSQSWTELKQAGNERFKTGQYGEAVTLYTQSVELLEKSGKKNKEDLGILYSNRAASYLKDGNCNECIKDCSKSLELVPFGFKALLRRASAYEALERYRLAYVDYKTVLQIESNIPAAHDGVNRMTKALTDIDGASWREKLPPIPTVPMSVKESLAQAANSTPTSPQNGMNDNKLKGPGPEAVKKAKALKEEGNGLVKKGEHKKAIEKYTQSLSQDPTEVTTYTNRALCYLALKMLKDAISDCSEALRLDSGNIKALYRRAQAYKELKDKNSCLEDLNSLLKVEPNNVAAHNLLEEVQKMK from the exons ATGCCTCATAAGCGGCGGTCACAGTCGTGGACGGAGCTGAAACAAGCCGGTAACGAGCGTTTCAAAACCGGTCAATACGGGGAAGCCGTGACCCTCTATACACAGTCCGTCGAGCTGCTGGAGAAGTCTG GTAAGAAGAACAAGGAGGATCTTGGGATTTTGTATTCAAATAGGGCGGCCAGCTATCTGAAAGATGGAAATTGTAACGAATGCATAAAAGACTGTTCAAA GTCTCTGGAGTTGGTTCCCTTCGGATTTAAAGCTCTTCTTCGTCGGGCATCAGCGTATGAGGCTTTGGAGAGATACAGGCTGGCCTATGTGGACTACAAAACTGTTTTACAGATAGAATCGAATATACCAGCTGCTCACGATGGTGTCAACAg aatgaCCAAGGCTTTGACGGATATTGACGGAGCGTCTTGGCGAGAGAAGCTGCCTCCCATCCCCACTGTTCCCATGTCGGTTAAGGAAAGTCTGGCGCAGGCCGCAAACTCCACCCCCACCTCACCACAGAACGGGATGAATGACAACAAGCTGAAAG GACCAGGACCTGAAGCTGTTAAAAAGGCCAAAGCACTAAAGGAGGAAGGCAATGGACTGGTAAAGAAAGGAGAACACAAGAAAGCTATAGAGAAATATACCCAGTCTCTCAGTCAGGACCCTACAGAAGTCACAACCTACacaaacag GGCTCTCTGCTATCTGGCtttaaaaatgcttaaagatgCAATTAGTGATTGCAGTGAGGCTCTTCGGTTGGATTCTGGCAACATCAAGGCACTTTACCGGCGTGCACAGGCGTACAAAGAACTCAAA GACAAGAACTCTTGTTTGGAAGATCTCAATAGTTTGCTGAAAGTTGAACCAAACAACGTGGCTGCACATAATCTACTGGAGGAAGTACAGAAGATGAAATAA